Below is a window of Pseudopipra pipra isolate bDixPip1 chromosome 30, bDixPip1.hap1, whole genome shotgun sequence DNA.
TTCCATCCCGAGCCTGCctggtttggggtggggggaggactGGGGGGGGCCACGGGAGGACAGGGTGGGAGGGTGGTGCAGTGCCTGTGCCGAGTGCTGTCCCCTCTCCAGAACGGGCTGATGCTCGCCTGCGCCAAGGGCTTCGTGGACATCGTGCCACTGCTGAGGAAGTGCCCCTACATCAACGTCAACCAGCAGGACAACGACGGCAACACGGCCCTCATGATGGCAGCCCAGGCAGGTCAGCCCTCGGCGtgggcagcccctgggaaggggctTGTGCTTCCCCCCAAAAACCCTGGAATGATCCACCCTGGAAAGCCGTGGTCCCAAGGGATGTGTGACATCAGCTGCATTTATGGTTCACCTCAGCAGTGCTTTAAAGCTGATGCAAAAATGGAAATTCCTCCAGTGATTTGTCCCGAATGTGCCGTGCTGAGTGGCAGAGCTGGCCATGAGCCCCAGGAAAGTCCTGGGAGTCACCCCATGAGCTCCAGGAAAGTCCTGGAAGCCACCCCATGTGCTCCAGGAAAGCCCCGGAAGCTGCAGGGATTTACTTCCCCAAAGGCTCCAAGGTCCATATAGGAACCAAACCTCCAGATAGTTTTCCTTATTAGTGAATAACCAtagggggaaggaggagggtcCCAAGGTGGGGCTCACCCCGTTGTATCCTTGCTGGAATTGAtgattttattagtttttttcattttttggaCTCTTTCCTGAATTCTCTGCTGAGGCAGCTGGTGCGCCAGCTCTGTTCCCTCCACGGCCAAACCTAAAACAAGATAAACCCAAACCCTTTCAGTCCTGAACCCTCCAAGCTTCTGCATCTTCATCCTCACGAGATGCAGCTGCTAAACCCTTTCTCCGCCAGGCACCGGCCGTTGTTCCCCGTTAACTGTCGGAACTCTAACACAGCTTCTCTCTGGCTGTTAAGGACACATCACCATCGTCAACTACCTCCTCAACTACTACCCCGCGCTCGAGGTGGACCAGCGGGACCCGCGGGGGCTGACGGCGCTGATGAAGGCGGCGGTGCAGGGGCGGGAGGACTGCGTCACCGCCCTGCTCCTGGCGGGTGAGCGCGTCCCCGGCCCTTTGGGGAAGGGCTGGCGTTGCTGCtcggggtggggtggggtggtgATCCTCCTCCCGGGATCCCTCTGCCTCCAGGGGCTGACCTGAAAGCGGTGGACGCCGTGAAGGGGAAGACGGCCCGGGAATGGGCAAATTTCACCGGCCGCTTCGAGACCACCGTGCGGATCCGGACCCTCCTGCGGCGCCCGCGGGCGGAGCAGTTCGGGTCCCAGTACCGGCCCGAGTGGCCAGCCCTGGCCGAGCTGGTGGCCAAGGCCCTGAGCCCCAAAtccaggagcaggaggctgctggagaAGATCTGCTCCATGTTCACCTGCAGCATCCCCTGCAACCCCCAGGAGGACGGCGTGATGGACCACATGGTGAGGATGACCACGTCCCTGGCCAGCCCCTTCGTGGCCACCGCTTGCCAAACCGTCTGCCCCGACAGCCCGCCCGAGGTGGGCAAGCGCAGGCTGTCCGTGCCGGAGATCCTCGGGCAGCACGTGCCGGACCCGGACGCCGACTCGGAACTGTCCTCGCGCCCCAGCACCGGCGCGTCCTCCTGCAACGGCCAGGCCGTGACGGAggtgccgccgccgcgccggccGGGCCACCGCTTCCTGCGCTTCCTGCCGCTGTGGCTGCGGCGCGGGAACAGCATCTTCCCCCTCGGGGAGCCCGTCCCCAGGATCAAAGTGAGCAAACCCTCCGGCCCGGCCCCCGACGCCAGGGAGCAGAAGCCGCGCGTGAAGGACAAGCACCTCCTGAAGCCGCCCCAGTGGAGGTACAAGGCgctgaaggaggagaagaaagcGGCCGAGGAGGCCAAGGCcaatggggaggagaaggagaagaagaagaagaagaaaaagaaaaagaaacgcTGAGGCAGGAGGTGCCGGGGTGGGGACGAGGTCCCCGCTGTCCCCTTGGACCTGCTGGCTCTTGTGGCACAGGGATGGTTTCCTTCCTGGTGGGACGGGAATGCCCAGGGGAGGAGGGTGATGTGGGCATATGCACCCAGCTGAGGTGTCCCCACTGGTCCCTTGTCCTCTCTACCTTTACCTGACCATCCCAGTCCAGCGCTGGTCATGCTGGGCACCGACGTGCTGAGACCctggcctgggctctgggagtgccagggagcaggacTGTGGCACAAGTTGctcccttttcttcctttttggtttgtttttttttctttctttttttttttttttggctctttgaTCTTCCCGAGCTCTTGATTCCGCAGCGCGTGTTGGAATGTGGCTGAGCAAATTAAAATGGAAGTGGTTGCCATGTTAACAGGACTGATTCCATGAATAAAGCTCAGGGTTGCTCGTGGGGCTGGCAGGAATGCTCCCTCCTCTCTGCCAAAGTCCCCTGGCCACCCTGTCACCCCCTTGGTGACACTGCCCACTCCTGCGTGTTCCTGGGTCGTGGGTGGACACACCAAGGCTCACCAAGGGAAGCAGCTCCGTACTGCGGAGGGTGAGGGAGCTCCGGGTGCCAGGCACAGGCTGGAAACCAAACTCGGGGTGCTTGTGGGCTCCCCCTCCCTTAGGGGGACGAGAGCCCCCACTGTGAGGCCGCAGCCTTGCCTtgggggggcacggggaggTTTGGGCTGAGCCGCAGGCAGGGAAGGATTGcggtggggagggaaggagctgcagcctcCCCGTCTGTTCCCCCCCAGCCCTTGGCTCGGCCGGGCTCCCCGGCACGTGGCTGCCCTCCCTCGCCAGCTCCCGGCGACTGGCAGATGAGCCGGGGGCGGGTGGCACACGGAGCAGCCGCCGCACGCGCCGCGCCAGCCCGGCTCCCGCCGCGCAGGGGGAACGGTCAGACGGGCTCCCACCGGCCCCTCGactcctctgccactgcagtgAGACCCCGAGGGGCGGCTGGATGTGCCCATGGAGGGTCTGACCGCGGTGCAGGGATGCCCGTGCCCCTCCACGGGGTGAAATGGTAGCGATGGTGATGGAAAGGAGGTTGCGCCACGGCTGGCGCGGGATGTCGGGTCACGGTGCTGCCGGGtggtgcccagccctgctgactCACCCCATCTGCCCCACTCAGAGCTGGCAGCGGGGCAGGAGCCTGCCAAGGGTTTGGTTTGTCCGTCGTGTCCCTTCACAGTCAGTCCCACCGTGGGGAAATCCACTTTCCCACAGCGGCAGTGCCAGAGCAACAGCCTGGCCTGGGGCTCCCCACTCATCCCTCCCCTTCAAGTCACCCAGGATTAGGACTTAGGAAGTTTTAGAAGTTTTTAAGCAAGTGTTTatgatttaaaaatgaagatgtCCTGTTTGGAAGACGGAGTTATGGGGATCAAACCAGCTGGCACCCGCCCTTGCCAGAGACCTGGTGTGCTTGGCTGCCTGGGGCAACCCCTGCCCGCAGCCCTAAATTTGGGGTGCTGatgcccaccctgtgcctgctcCCATGGGGGGGATGCAGGAGCCATCCAGGAATAACTCTGGGAGGGGCTGATCTGCAGCTGGATCACAGAgacctgcagagcagagcaaagaTGGTCACGGAGATAAGATGTCTGCAGGCACCGGCTTCCTCCGGGGCGGCTCCTATCTGATGGAAACTACCCGTTTCCCCCGCGCCGGCTCCCAAAGCTCCGGGCCCGGCACACGGGCAAGGTCACCCGTGAAGGTCCTTGGTGTTTTATCCtggttttgtgcttttgtttgtttaaactTCCTAGATCACGGCTGATAGCGGGGCGAGGCGGCCGGCGAGACTCAAAGCTCCGCCGCCGCGGTGCCCCGGCACAAGGAGGCTCCGGGTGGGTTCCTGATGCAACTGGGGCTGGTGATGCAATGGGAACGGGGTGGCAAAGCAGGCCCTGGCACCTGGTTAGGAAAGAGGCTGCAATGCTGGATGGAGTCACGGTGCtggtggagcagctgggagaaaggcagggatggggcttgggAAGGCActggaggggcaggagaggaTGGGAGAAGTGTGAAGCAGCTGAGATTGGGGTGGCCCAAAGAACAGCCCCGAAAGCAGCAAAAGGGGAAGCGGCGCTTCCGCCGCCCGCGGTCCCGTGCGCCCTGGGGGAGCGGGAAGTGCCCAACCTCCCGCCGTGGGAACGGCCCTGCCGGCGGCATCCCAGCGGCCAGCCACCGCGGCATCATGTGGGGagggccagggctgtgccagcatgAGCCCCTTGGCCCAGCCAGCCTGGCTCCGTGCCCGCAGCCGGGCTCAGCATCCCCAGTGGGGCACCCCCCGATGCCACGTTGTACCCCAGGGGCGAAATCCTCCCGTGCCCCATCCCAGAGTGTTGTGTCCAACATGGAATAACCAGGGAGCCCCTTGAGGGGCTGTGATGCTCCATCCCCACGAGGGctggaggctggagagggagggatggcCAAGCATGCCAGGGTCATTCCCACGGCATCCCTCTAGAACATTCCCATcgccaccaaagctgctctcctggggatgcCCAGGGTAGGAGCTCTCATGGCCATGTCCCCACAATGGGCTTGGGTTGGCTTTGAAAGCTGGGAAACCATGTGGGAAAGAGCCCGGGGAAGGACGAGGCGGGAGGAACGGGCGAGGGAGAGCAACCAGGATGGAGCTGGGGCCCGGTGAGCGGGAGGAAGGGAGGCCGGTCGTGGCTGTGTGCTCAGCAATAGGAAATGCTTTATTAGCTGGGAGTGGTGGAGAGAAGCCAGGCAGGAAGAGGCAGTaataagaaacatttttttgacTTCTCCCACATCCAGACCACAGAGCTCCTGCCAAGCGGCTGCGTCGGACGACGGGGCTGCCGAgcccccggggccgggccgggaaCGGCGACGTTGCCCCACCGGGACGGGCACGGCCGCAGCCGCGGGAGCTGCCCCGGTGCCGGGACGGGAGGGGAGCAGACCCATGAAGCTCCTCCAAGCCGGGGTGCAGGGCACGGAGCAGAGCTGCCCCGGCTCCGAGAGCGGGACCGTGGCCGGGAGAGCCTCGCCAGGGCCGGGCAGTGCCGTGGGCGCCCGCGGGACGCCGATGCTGTAGGTGAGTGGGGAAGCACTGCAGGgtctggggctgtgctgagctcagCATTTCCCTCCTGATTTACCCCCGGGGCAGCTGAAAGCAGGATTTGCCCCCGTTTCCCTCACGTTCGGTGGGACACCGGTGTCAGCACCGGGGTTGGAGAAACTGGAattggggctgggagggggaatCTGGCTCCACACCAGTGGGCTGGTGACAGGATCCGTCCCCATGTTCTTGCTGGAGAGCTGAAGTAACACGCAGCTGCAACGGAAAGGCTGGAATCAACATGGGAAATGGGGAATTCGGGTGTACTTTGAAAAGCCACAGGGAAAAATGAGGGAGAGTTGACAGCAATTCTAGCCAGGGGCTGGAGCGAGGGCGGCAGAGATGCTGCAGGATGTGCCACCTCCATGTTCCCCTTTGGCACAGCCAAACTCTGGGGCTCTCAGAGGAGGGGTGGGTGAGGAAGAGCCAAACGGCTGCTGAAGAGGCTCCATCTCCAGAGCCAAGCTGGGATGAGCCTCACCACGGAGCTCTGTCCCACTGTGGGCACAGAGCCTTCCCTGAGGCCAGGCCAGGGTCACTGCCCTCGTCCCTGCTCTGCACGAGGAGCagggggcagtgccagccccacgCTGGGGTGACCCTGGGTGGGTTTTGctgctctctgtgtgtgtctcatGTTCATGGAACAGCAATGCCCAtcagggagaggggctggggtggcTCAGCCCCTCCAGTGCAGCTCCCTGAGCCGAGCATCCCTCCTGTGCCGGAGGGTGAGCGTGGCTTTGCTGCATCCGTGaccctcctgcagccccgggcagggagaggaaaacCTCCCCCTGAGCCTGAAACCAGGCTGGAGCCTTGGGAGCTGTGGCAAAGCTCCTGCTGACTCTGGCAGTGTCCTTCACGCCGGCAGCTGGCACATGCCAGCTCCCCCTCagctggcactggcactggcactggcactggcacgAGGGGCTCGGCTGTGTCTGGCTCCCTGTGAAAAGGCAGCACAGGGAACTGAGTCAGGAGCCACATCCTGTGTCAAAcccccctgggagcagcagaaacTGCAGGGGAGGGCGGAAGCACCAGGAATGTGAAGCTCAGCCAAGCCCCCCCCAGTAagaccctaaccctaaccctgaACCATCCTACCCATCCCAAGGGTTGTGCCCAGCCACCCTTCCCTGGACTCCTGttgcctcctcctccacctccacgGGGAAAttccccttcccagggctgggtcTTGCTCTGCACCCCCCGGCTGTGGTGCCCATCATTCCCAGCCGCTCCTGTCGGCATCCACGTCCCATCCAAGAGGTTttcactggggttttttccatctcCTGGTGCTGCTACAAATCCCAAAAGGTATGGCATAGATGGGGAAAGATGCTCTGGGTGACAGGAGAGTCCTTGAGCTGCAGTTCCTGATGACAAAGGAGgaaggctggggacagggatggaggtgCAGGCTCTGATTTGATCCATTACGGAAACACTCAGGATGTTTTTCCAATGGGATGCCAGGGATGACTCTGGATTAAGGTTTGCTCTTGGTAACAACAACAAGCCATGTGATATTTCATATACAACAAAGTTTTGGGCCCTGCCCACTTTGTGTTTCACAACAAATACCCCACAGCCATCTAAGGCTTGGGATTTAATGGAAGGGGCTCCCTGGAGGGAATTCACCACCTGAGAGACTCGGCTTGACtttaaaaagatgcattttggaGCTCTCAGAATTGCAGGGAGAAGCACAGTGCCTgggggcaccctgggcactcagggagcagcagcccagctccGAGGGGGTTTGAGGTTTTAATATAAAGCTGATCCCAGCCCAGGTCCAGGGGAGTTgggattttaaaacaaagctgaTCCCAGCCCAGGTCCAGGGGAGTTGGGATTCTAAAACAAAGCTGATCCCAGCCCAGGTCCAGGGGAGTTgggattttaaaacaaagctgaTCCTGGCCCAGCCGAGGACCTGGATGGAGATCAGCCCGGCATCGCTCCCGGCACGGGGCACCCGGGACTAGATCTCactcctgccctccagcccccGGACCTGGCACCCGGTCGCTGCTTCCTCCCCGCGAGCAACAACCAAGCGAGTTATTTCGGGGAGGAAAAGCCCGTTTTACGGCGCTGCCGGAGCCTGCCGGGGTCAGCCGCGTCTGAGCGCGCTCCCGAGGGCTGGGCTTGCGTGACTCCGCTTCCCCATCAAGGCCAGAATCTAAACAATCTTGATTCCTGTCccggcagccctgggctgggctcttCAATTGCAGGAAACGGAGCCTTTGGCGTGTTTATGTCGGGAACCACGAAGAATGAGCCGAGGAGGGGCCGGGAGCCCGCGGccgcggagcggggcggggggcactgggggggctccgCCGTGTTTGCCTTGGCAGAAACGTCCCTTTTacaagtcaaaaaaaaaaaaatatgggaagagaaaaaatagcCAAACTTCCCCCGAGGCACAGCAGGGAATTTTTGGCTGCCCCTGTTTGTGTCATTGATAAGCTCGGTGCAAAAGCCCCGCCGGGATCGAGCCCCGGACCGCGGCCAGCGGCGCTCGGAGGCTCCGGTGCACGTGGTGTGAGGCCTTTGAGCTCCATCCCAAGGCCTGGATCTTGCTGAACCTGGAATCTCCAGCGGTGCCGAGCCCGTGGGGGCCGTGGTTTTACAGAGCAGGAGCCGTGGGAATGGTGGGAAATGCTGGAATACGGATCGTTGGCACAAAGGAAGGATGTTGGGGCAgcgtgggcagggcagggtcccGGTCCCAGTGCCATCCGTGGTGTCCAGTGCCACGGTCGGGAGGTCCCCCAGGCTCGGGAGGTCCCGGGATGTGCTCTCAGGAAGGGCTGTACCCAGGATGTCCGGAGCCAAACTCCATTGGAAGCAGCCCATCCTACCTCGCTCCGCCCGccctctccctctccaggtcccccctcttcctccccaaagccccccagggcTGGTGATGAGCCCCtcgggggcgcgggggccgcTCTCACCGCTCCTCTCTCCGCAGGACGATGCCGTGTGGAGCCGGTGGCCGCGCGGTGCTGGCGCTGATGACTCTGTCCCTCGGCCTCGCAGCCGGTGAGTACCAACGGGAGGGGGCGAACAGCAGGTTAAAACAAACCCTCGGCTTTTTGGGAGCGTCTCCGCCCAAAATAACCTCCCGCAGAGGGAGCCAGGGCTCCTCGGGGACGGCGCCGTCCTCAGCGAGGGGCTGTGCCCCTGCGGGATGGTGACCCACTCCCCAGGGAGGATCTCGGCTTAATTAATTAACTGTGGTTGATCAAGTGCTTTGCCGTCACCGGAGGGGAGACGGGGAAGGCTGGCACCACGTGCTTTAAAGAGCGCTCCTTCCCAggggtgatgatgatgatgattgtggggaggagctgctcagcaTCCCAGGGGAGCACCAGGTGACCTGGGGGCGGATCCAGCCGGCCGTGTTTGTGCAGGGGGGACAGGGGcagtgtggctgtgctggggaggagcagcagagctcacTGAGGGGACGAGTCCCCACCGAGTCCCCGTCCTGCCCACGGGGCCACCAACCCCAACATGGCCTTGCCACCACCCCACAGCGCTGGCACCGGGCAGCCTTTGGGGCAGGGGGATGACGGGCACAGGAGGGGGACTGGCCACTGCCAGACATCCCCTCGCTGTCCCCTCGCTGTCCCCTCGCTGTCCCCTCGCCGCTGGCCGCCTGGCTGCCCTCACGCTGAACTCGCTGATTCCAGGAGGGATATTTTCTGCGCGAAAGGGCAGAGCTAAATCGGGAGTTCGGGGCTGTGGCGCcctctgagctgctccagcaccacagcacagggaaatgCCTTCGGGGAAGTCAGGGAAAGCTCCAGGAAAGACGCCGGGTTTGGCATCCAGCTCCTGAAACACCCTCTGGGAAGGCACTGGCTGAGTTTGAGGCTTTTGATCCCATCCTGGCTCCCGGCATCCGGCTCCCACGGCTCCCACGTCCTCTGGGACCCCACGGGCAGGATGTGAACCAGTGCATCCCAGTTAAtcccagctgctggggctggatgCACAGCCCATCCTGTGCCTGTCAGGGGTGTGGGGACAGGCGAGCCCCAGGTTCAGGGCTGGTACTTGGATTGTAGCTTTTCCAAGAATTGTCAGGACGGGCTCCCTGTACTGAGCACCCACAGACACATTCCCCTTCTGGACCATGACAGTCCCAGGCTGCCCACTCTCAAAATTTGGTTCAGGAGTCCCTAGGACAATGTCCCTGTCACCAAAACCACCAGCCACCCCATCTAGGGTGGTCCCGTGGCACAACGTGCCCCCTCCTCGTGCCCGCAGACGAGCTGCTGTGCGCCTGCGACGTGCCCTTCTGCAGCCAGCCCACCTGCACGGGCAAGGTGTGCTTCGTCAgcaagaggagggaggaggggaccATCACCCAGCACCGGGGCTGCTTCTCCCAGAACATCCTGGAGCACTGCAACACGCCCGTGACGGAGCAGTACGGCATGAGGTGCTGCGAGTCCCGCATGTGCAACGCCGAGCTGGAGATCTTCCTGCAAGGTACAGGGcgaggggcagagctgcccacgCAGCTGGACACATGGTTGGATCTGCAGATCATCCCTGTCCTCACTCAGCCCCTCCAGAGCCACCTGTTCCCAGGTGGGCAGGGCCAGAGAGATGCCCTCAGGTGTCCCTTATTGGGCTGTGCCCGCAGAGCTGCCACCCGTGGGGTTGAACCCAGTGCAGAGCCACCCTCTCCAGGTCCAAGCCCAAACCCCGAGGCCTCCACCCTCCCACGTCGAAGCCTGAGCCCTAAGACCTTCATTATCATGCTCCCATCTACCATTTCCCCCACCCAGGAGAAGATGCCCTGGGAAAAGTGCCTTCCCTGCCCAACCTCCTCCTGATGATCTTCGTCCCTCTGCTTGCCCTCCTCGTCCTCGTGGCGCTCACGGGGCTCTTCTGCTGGAAGGTGGCCCAGCACCGCCAGAAGCAGAGTGACCTCAGCGACACTGACCTCATGCTGAAGGCATCCATGGTGGGAGACAGCACCTTAGAGGTGGGTGAGCTCCGGGAGGGACCCCGAGGTGTGGGAGGGTGGGGTGGCCTCTGTGCTGACCCCACGGTCGCCCCGGCTGTGCAGGACCTGCTGAACGACGACTGCACCACGGGCAGCGGGTCGGGGCTGCCCTTCCTCGTGCAGAGAACGGTGGCTCGGCAGATCACCCTCGTGGAGTGCGTGGGTAAGGAGCAGGGGGGGCTGCCCTGGTGCCCCAGCCGGTGCTTGGGCGATGCCACCACAACTTCAGACCCAAGAGGGGGGTTAGACCCAACCAAAACcccgggagggagggacagagaggctgggggggtggaTGGATGTTAGCAAGGCCAATGGATGCAGCGCCGCTCCATCGGGATCCCGGTGCTCCAtgctgggggtgggcagggcaTGGGGGTCCGAGGGGCTGCGTGGCACAGTGCCGTGGCCGTGGCAGGTAAAGGGCGCTACGGCGAGGTGTGGCGAGGCGTGTGGCACGGGGAGAGCGTGGCCGTGAAGATCTTCTCCTCCCGGGACGAGCAGTCGTGGTTCCGCGAGACGGAGATCTACAACACTGTCCTGCTCCGGCACGACAACATCCTGGGTGAGCGGGGGgccggcagggctgggggcGTGGGGGGCAGCTGAGTGGGGGCTCCACGGTGCCagctcttctccctgcccaGGTTTCATCGCCTCTGATATGACCTCGAGGAACTCCAGCACCCAGCTGTGGCTCATCACCCACTACCACGAGAACGGCTCCCTCTACGACTTCCTGCAGAGGACGGTCCTGGACGTGGAGACCTGCCTGGGCCTGGCCTCCTCCATCATCTGCGGCCTCGTCCACCTCCACGTGGAGATCTTCGGCACCCAGGGCAAGCCCGCCATCGCCCACCGGGACCTGAAGAGCAGGAACATCCTGGTGAAGAGCAACCGGCAGTGCTGCATCGCTGACCTGGGTGAGGTGGAGGGTGTGGTACCTCAGGGATTTGGGACCCCAGGGATGTGGTACCCCAGGGATGTGGTGCCCAAGGGATGTGTGACCCAGGGATGTGTGACCCAGGGATGTGGTACCCCAGGGATGTGGTGCCCCTGGGATGTGGGACCCCAGGGATATGTGACCCAGGGATGTGGTGCTCCAGGGATGTGGGACCCCAGGGATGTGGGACCCCAGGGATGTGTGACCCAGGGATGTGGTACCCTGGGATGTGTGACCCAGGGATGTGGGACCCCGGGATGTGTGACCCAGGGATGTGTGACCCAGGGATATGTGACCCAGAGATGTGGTACCCCAGGGATGTGGTGCCCCAGGGATGTGGTACCCCAGGGATGTGATGCCCCAGGGATGTGGTACCCCAGGGATGTGTGACCCAGGGATATGGTGCTCCAGGGATGTGTGATCCAGGGGTGTGGTGCCCCAGGGATGTGTGATCCAGGGATGTGGTGCCCCAGGGATGTGGTACCCCAGGGATGTGGTGCCCCACGGATGCAGCATCCCAGgacacagcaccagcacagcactgacCAAGGCCAACATCCCGGCCTTTTACAGTTAAACTGGAAGATCTTaaaggtccttcccaaccccaGTGACTGTGATTctgtcctgtcccatccccagGACTGGCTGTCATGCACTCCCAGGGCAGCGACTACCTGGACATCGGCAACAACCCCCGGGTGGGCACCAAGCGCTACATGGCCCCCGAGGTGCTGAGCGAGCAGATCCGCACCGACTGCTTCGAGTCCTACAAGAAGACGGACATCTGGGCCTACGGGCTGGTGCTCTGGGAGATCACCCGGCGCACGGCGGTGAACGGTGGGTGGATCCCAGCCCGGCGGCTCCGCTCGCTCCCGGCTCCCCGTGAGGCTCTGCTCtgtccttccctccttctcttgttgccttttttttttttctcctcctttccttcgCCCAGAAGATTAGCTGTAAATTATAAACACTGTAATCTAGTGTCAGCACCCGGCTCCCTGATTAAAGGGCCCATTAGGCTCAATCAGTGCTTTGTTTGTTCAGCGCTGATTAGAAAACAAGCAGCTCCCGAGCTCTGCCTGGAAAGCGGCCACGGCCGGGACCTTCGGCCGCTGGGGCTTGGCTTGGGAActcgggaatggggacagggatgaggtCCCCCCCGCGCCGGGGAGGAACCTCCTCGGGGCTGCCCGGCCAGCGCTGCTCATCAGGCAAAGCCCATTAGAAGCATTAATTAAATGGTGGGTGCTGGCGGGTGAGGGGGGAGGTCCCCCCAGGCACAGTCTGGCCGGGATAATCTCATTTAGGGCCCCAGGGCTCCCTCAGATTACACATTTACTCCGAATTACCCCGGCCATGTGCAGGGACGACCTTCAGCCAGCTGGGTTTAACCCTTCCAGAATCCCCCCCCCTCCAGGATGGCCTCAGGGcatcagggatggggaggaCTCCAGGGGACCCCGAGGTTTGGGGGCTACTCCTTGGGGTGCAGGGAGCTGGCGAGGGCTCGGGGCATCCCACAGAGGTTAAACCCTGCGGGGACACGGACATATGGAGGCACTAAACGGAGATTAGCTGGGCCAGCTGGCCCTGGGGTGACGGCTGGaggtggtggcagtgctgggggctggagctggtgctgggggctggagctggtgctgggggctggagctggtgctgggggcTGGACCTGGTGCTGGGGGCTGGACCTGGTGCCAGAGCTGGCGTTCatggtggggctggggctggattAGTGTCAAGGCTGGAGCTGGTGCCGGAGccaccagcagtgccagagccGTGCACTCCATAGGCACCATCACCGGCACATCCCAGCGGCGAttccccccgtgccccccaaggcagggagcagctcaGCCATGCCAGACCCTCCGGGCACCCCGTGATGCACAGGATGGGGGTGATCCCCCCGCCCGCCCTCACCCCTGACGCCGCCCCCCTTCCCACAGGAATCGTGGAGGAGTATCGGCCGCCCTTCTTCGACGCCGTCCCCAGCGACCCCAGCTTCGAGGACATGAAGAAGGTGGTGTGTGTGGACCAGCAGACCCCCGTGATCCCCAACCGCCTCTTCTCCGACTCGGTGAGTCCCGGGGGGGCTGCCCCCCTCCCACCCTGGGCCAGACCTTTGCCCCCCCGTTAAACCCTTCCATTTATCCCTCTTTTTGTGCCTCCCCCAGGTTCTGTCGGCGCTGGCGAGGGTCATGAAGGAGTGCTGGTACCAGAGCCCCTCCGCCCGCCTCACCGCCCTGCGCATTAAAAAGACGCTGAAGAAGCTGAACAATTCCCTGGAAAAGCCAAAGCCGGAGCAGTGAGAGCCGGGAACACGCCGGAGCCGCTCATGGGCTGCACCAG
It encodes the following:
- the ANKRD33 gene encoding photoreceptor ankyrin repeat protein, whose product is MTDACGGGERAAAPSASLDDSDPELYYEEEESESSGPSEPSDSSSIFSDDSVYPCYESSAEADGPGFLTLYQCCARNDAKLVWDRLESGVTRSEATELDINGRNGLMLACAKGFVDIVPLLRKCPYINVNQQDNDGNTALMMAAQAGHITIVNYLLNYYPALEVDQRDPRGLTALMKAAVQGREDCVTALLLAGADLKAVDAVKGKTAREWANFTGRFETTVRIRTLLRRPRAEQFGSQYRPEWPALAELVAKALSPKSRSRRLLEKICSMFTCSIPCNPQEDGVMDHMVRMTTSLASPFVATACQTVCPDSPPEVGKRRLSVPEILGQHVPDPDADSELSSRPSTGASSCNGQAVTEVPPPRRPGHRFLRFLPLWLRRGNSIFPLGEPVPRIKVSKPSGPAPDAREQKPRVKDKHLLKPPQWRYKALKEEKKAAEEAKANGEEKEKKKKKKKKKKR
- the ACVRL1 gene encoding serine/threonine-protein kinase receptor R3 → MPCGAGGRAVLALMTLSLGLAADELLCACDVPFCSQPTCTGKVCFVSKRREEGTITQHRGCFSQNILEHCNTPVTEQYGMRCCESRMCNAELEIFLQGEDALGKVPSLPNLLLMIFVPLLALLVLVALTGLFCWKVAQHRQKQSDLSDTDLMLKASMVGDSTLEDLLNDDCTTGSGSGLPFLVQRTVARQITLVECVGKGRYGEVWRGVWHGESVAVKIFSSRDEQSWFRETEIYNTVLLRHDNILGFIASDMTSRNSSTQLWLITHYHENGSLYDFLQRTVLDVETCLGLASSIICGLVHLHVEIFGTQGKPAIAHRDLKSRNILVKSNRQCCIADLGLAVMHSQGSDYLDIGNNPRVGTKRYMAPEVLSEQIRTDCFESYKKTDIWAYGLVLWEITRRTAVNGIVEEYRPPFFDAVPSDPSFEDMKKVVCVDQQTPVIPNRLFSDSVLSALARVMKECWYQSPSARLTALRIKKTLKKLNNSLEKPKPEQ